The window CGGCTGACGCCGGCACTGCGACCCCCTCGACCACGGCCACGATCGTTGCCGACGGCACGTTCAACGATCGGTGATCTCGCCGAGGAGCAGCCGGTCCGTGACGAGCAGGGGTCGCAGGTGGCCGGCGAGGAAGGCCTCGATCAGCGCGCGCTCGGTGGGCGTCGCGTCCGCCCAGTAGTCGTCGTGCCCTCGCAGGCCGGCGAAGAACCCCATCTCGGAGCTGTTCACGAGAACGTGGGTCGCGCCGAGCGCCCCCACCCGCCGGGCGAGCTCGCCGCTGTCGGAGCAGCCGCGCGCGAGCTCGATCAGAACCGGCGTCCGGTAGGGGTCCTCGACCAGGACGGTGCGATCGAGGTAGAAGCTCCTCGGCTCGGCGACCAGCAGCAGGACCGCATCGTGCGGCAGCTCGGACGTGACGGCCGGGATCGCCGGGCCGTAGCTGACCCAGCGGTCGACGAAGTCGCGCTGGGTGATCTGCCCGGTGACGGTCGCGAGCTGGTCGAGGTTGAACCCCGACGCGACCACGGTCGCGTTCCAGGCGAGGACGCCCGTCAGCAGCACGGCGAACAGGCGGGCGGCGGTCCGGCTGGCCGAGCCGGTCAGCGCCGCGGCGGCGGCGCCGGCCAGGGCCGCCGCGGGAAGCATCGCAGGGAGCAGGAAGCGCGCGAAGTGGACCAGGGCTCCCCACGCGAGCGCCGCGGACACGGCCGCGAGCCACAGTGCGGCCGTGCGGCGCCGGGGCAGGCCGCGGACCGCCACCGCCACGGGCACCAGGATGAGCCAGTGCGCGCCGATCAGCCCGCCCTGGCGCAAGGGGCTGAGGGCGCGCACGAGCGGCGCCGTGACCGCGCGCGGCACCGCGGCGTTCAGGAGGCCTGGAAACTGCTCCGTGCTCGCGAGCTCGGCCGAGAGGTCGCGCTCGCAGGGCGGGCCGCCGAGGACTGTCCGCAGGTAGGGGTAGACGGGGTTGCCGGTCCACGCCAGGTTGCGGCCGAGCCAGGGTGAGAGGGCCAGCGCCGCGACGATCGCGAACGCCGCGCAGGCCGCCAGCCGGCGCCGGGGGGCGAGGACCAGGAGGGCGAGCGCGACCGGGAGGACGACCGTGGCGAGCGCCAGGTACTTGGCCGCCGCGGCGCTCCCGGCGAGCAGGCCAGCCACCGCCGCCGTGCGCCAGCCCCGCGAGGCGGGTTCAGGCCGCACCAGCGCCACCAGCGCGGCGCCGGCGAAGGCGGCGACCGCGAGGTCGGCGATGGCGTGGTCGGCGATCTCGAGCACCACGGGGGTCAGGCCGAAGCATGCGGCGGCCCAGGTCGCGACGCGGCGGCCGCCCAGGTGACCGCCGAGCTCGGCTGCGGCGAGCACGGCGAGGGCACCGAACCACCAGTGAATCGCGTTGGCGCCCCACGGCCCGACCGTGGCGAGGGCAAAGCCGTAGAGCAGGCCGTGCGCAGACGGGTAGTACGAGAAGTAGTGGCGGGGGAACTGCACGAAGCCGCCGGCCTCGAGCCAGCGGGAAGGGAACGCGAGGTGGTAGTTGAGGGCGTCGAACATCACCGGCGGCGCGGTGAGGAGCGCGAAGGTCAGCGCGCCGGCGGCGAGGAGCAGGATGGCCGGGGGGGTGCCGAGCGCGATCGGCGGCAGCGACGGCCGGTAGCGGCTGCGCCACAGCAGCCGCGCCCCCTCGAGCGCGGCGAGCGCCAGGACGAACTGCAGGAGCCACGGCCGCAGCAGGCCGACGGTGGCGGCCAGAGCGGCGAGCAGCGCGAGGACGGCGGCGCCGGCCGCCAGCACCTCGACCAGGGTCGGCCGATCGTCGGCCCCGACCAGCAGCCGGAGCGACCACCAGCCGACGCCGAGGCAGGCGCTCGTCCACACCGCGAGCCACAGTACGGGCAGGGACAGCCGCGCGAGCACCTCGACGCCGATGAGGTCGCGCGACAGCCAGAGCACGACCGCGGCGAGCAGCGCGGCGAGCAACGCGACGAGCTGGGAGACGCGGGGCGAAGCGTCGGGATGGGGCACGCAGGGAGTATAGCCTCAGGCAGGTGGCGGCGGCCGCGCCGCCGCGGCGCAGGCCCCGCGTCAGTCGACCGTGGCGGTCAGCGCGTTGCGGACGGCGATGATCGTCTCGTCGATCGCGGCGTCGGTGTGGGCGAGCGACACGAACATGACCTCGTAGGCCGAGGGCGCGAGGTAGACGCCCCGTTCGAGCAGCAAGGCGTGCAGGCGGGCATAACGCGCCGCGACGTCGGGCTCGATGTCCTCGTACCTGCGGGGTGGCGGGCCGTCCTGAAGCGAGAGCCAGAGGATCGAGCCCGCGCGCACGACCGACCAGCCGGTGGCGGCGTCGTCGAGCGCGGACTGGAGGCCGGACTGGAGCCGGGCGCCGCGGCGCTCGAGCTCGGCGAAGGCAGCGCCGCCGTCGCCGAGCAGGCGGCGCAGGGTCGTGATCCCGGCGGCCATGGCCACCGGGTTGCCGGACAGGGTCCCCGCCTGGTAGACGGGCCCGAGCGGCGAGAGCTGGTCCATGAGGTCACGGGAGCCGCCGTAGGCGCCAACCGGTAGTCCGCCGCCGATCACCTTGCCGTAGGTGGCGAGGTCGGGCGCAATCCCATAGTGGCCGGCGGCGCCGGCCGGGCCGACGCGAAAGCCGCTGATCACCTCATCGAAGATCAGCAGCGCGCCGTGCCGCGAGCACTCCTCGCGCAGCAGCCTGAGGAACTCCGGCCGCTGCAGCAGCAGGCCGGCGTTGGCCGGGACTGGCTCGATGAGCACCGCCGCGATCCGGTCACCCCGGTCCCGCATCAGGGCGCGGAAGGCATTGCCGTCGTCGAGCGGCAGCACGATCGTGTGCTCGGCGAAGCTCGCCGGCACGCCGGCCGACGACGGAGTCCCGAAGGTCGCGAGCCCGGATCCGGCGGCAACCAGCAGGTGGTCGGCGTGGCCGTGGTAACAGCCGGAGAACTTGACCACGTCGTCGCGGCCGGTGGCGCCGCGGGCCAGCCGCACGGCGGACATCACGGCCTCGGTCCCGGACGACACGAAGCGCACCATCTCGACGTGCGGCGCAGCCGCAACCATCACCTCGGCGAGCTCGACCTCCTCGGCGCAGGGCGCGCCGTAGGAGGTCCCCTTGGCGGTCGCGCGGCAGATCGCCGCCACGACCTCGGGGTCGGCATGGCCGAGGATGAGCGGCCCCCACGAGCCGACGTAGTCGAGGTACTCCCGGCCGTCGGCATCGGTGAGGCGGCAGCCCGCCGCCGAGGCGATGAACAGCGGCTCGCCGCCGACGCTGCGGAAGGCGCGCACCGGCGAGCTGACGCCCCCCGGCATCAGCCGGCAGGCGCGCCGGAAGAGCTGCCGGGAGCGCTCGCCCTGGCTCACAGCCAGCCCTGGGCAAGGGCCTGGCGGGCGTGGTAGGTGATGATGATGTCGGCGCCGGCGCGGCGGAAGGCGTGCCAGTTCTCGAGCACTGCCGCGCGCTCGTCGATCCAGCCGCGGGCGGCCGCCGCCTTCACCATCGAGTACTCCCCGGAGACGTTGTAGACGGCGAGCGGCTGGGTGAACTGGGCGCGCAGCTCGGCGACGACGTCGAGGTAGGCGAGGGCGGGCTTGACCATCAGGATGTCGGCGCCCTCGTCGACGTCGAGCTCGGCCTCGAGCACGGCCTCGCGGCGGTTGCGGGCGTCCATCTGGTAGGAGCGGCGGTCGCCGAAGCCGGGCGCGGAGTGGGCGGCGTCGCGGAACGGGCCGTAGTAGGACGAGGCGTACTTGGCGGTGTACGACATGATCGCCACCGTCTCCATGCCATCGGCATCGAGCGCCTCGCGGAGGGCGCCCACCCGGCCGTCCATCATGTCGGACGGAGCGACGACGTCGGCGCCGGCGCGGGCGTGGGCGAGCGCCATGCTCGCGAGCAGCGGCAGCGAGGCGTCGTTGTCGATGCGGCCGTCGCGCACCAGCCCGCAGTGGCCGTGGTCGGTGTAGGCGCACAGGCAGACGTCGGTGATCGCCACCACCCGGTCGCCGAGCTCGCGCTTGATGGCGCGCACCGCCGCCGGCACCACCGCGTCGGCGGCCCAGGCGGCGCGGCCGTCAGGGGCCTTGGCGGCCTCCTCCGGCACCCCGAACAGCAGCAGCGCGCGGATG of the Thermoanaerobaculales bacterium genome contains:
- the hemL gene encoding glutamate-1-semialdehyde 2,1-aminomutase, with the translated sequence MSQGERSRQLFRRACRLMPGGVSSPVRAFRSVGGEPLFIASAAGCRLTDADGREYLDYVGSWGPLILGHADPEVVAAICRATAKGTSYGAPCAEEVELAEVMVAAAPHVEMVRFVSSGTEAVMSAVRLARGATGRDDVVKFSGCYHGHADHLLVAAGSGLATFGTPSSAGVPASFAEHTIVLPLDDGNAFRALMRDRGDRIAAVLIEPVPANAGLLLQRPEFLRLLREECSRHGALLIFDEVISGFRVGPAGAAGHYGIAPDLATYGKVIGGGLPVGAYGGSRDLMDQLSPLGPVYQAGTLSGNPVAMAAGITTLRRLLGDGGAAFAELERRGARLQSGLQSALDDAATGWSVVRAGSILWLSLQDGPPPRRYEDIEPDVAARYARLHALLLERGVYLAPSAYEVMFVSLAHTDAAIDETIIAVRNALTATVD
- the hemB gene encoding porphobilinogen synthase is translated as MPDLITRPRRLRAHPALRDLVAESRLDPAMLVQPHFVVPGTGIAEPIEAMPGIEHQSVDRLLDTVRADLALGIRALLLFGVPEEAAKAPDGRAAWAADAVVPAAVRAIKRELGDRVVAITDVCLCAYTDHGHCGLVRDGRIDNDASLPLLASMALAHARAGADVVAPSDMMDGRVGALREALDADGMETVAIMSYTAKYASSYYGPFRDAAHSAPGFGDRRSYQMDARNRREAVLEAELDVDEGADILMVKPALAYLDVVAELRAQFTQPLAVYNVSGEYSMVKAAAARGWIDERAAVLENWHAFRRAGADIIITYHARQALAQGWL